In the Campylobacter showae CSUNSWCD genome, GCAAGCCACGCCGCAGTGCGCGAGCGATTTTATCTCCAGCCAGACGCCAAATTCGTAGAGCGCGAGTCCAATGGCATTAAAGCCGATACCGATATATGCAGGCTTTTTAAGGATCATCTGATCTAACAGCGGCACCTTTGTCTTACCCACGAACGGCGCTACATAGTGATACCAGATGAGAAACGGCGCGATCTTGTAAAGATGAGCCGCGATAAAGGCAAACAAAAAGCCATAAATCAGCATAAACACCGCCATATCGTATCTATCCGTCGCGATAAAAACGCAAAACAGCACGAAGGCCGCGAGCGAAAGAGCGATATTTACATTCCAGTAATCATACGCTTTGCGAACGCGCTTTTTTAGGATATATAGCGCCTCGGCGACAAAGCAAATAATCGCCGCTCCAAACGCAAAGTACGCGTAAATTTCACTAAAAAATAGCAAAATGCCAGCCAAAATATAAAACCCGAAGGCAAATTTACTAAGTGTAAATTTTAGATCGTGCGCGAGAGCAAACATCGGTAGCAGCACGGTTGCTACGCCGACGATGATAAAAAAGACAAAGCCGAGCACGAAATAGACGTGAAATTTAAGCGCGAACATAAAATCCATCGGCAAAGTGCCCGAAAGTATCATCAAAAGGCAAAATCCAAGCGAGATGCCCGCGAGCAAAAATATCGCCGAAACAAAGAGCATAAATGCTGCGAAGCTCTTTTTTTCATTATCCATAAAGCTAACGATATAGGTCGTGCCAAAAAACAGCAGCGCGAGAAAAAGCGCCATGCCGCCGCCGTGTATGAAGCCAGTTTTGCCACTGATCATCCCGTAGCTCATCGACGCTACGCCCACGCAGTAAAGGGCTAAATTTGCCACCGCGCCCTTGATCGTCGAAAACGGCTTTTCTAAAATCACCGAAGTGAGTTGATACAGCGCGCCGATGATGATGCTCATAACAAATCCGACGAAAAATATATGCAAAAATCCCGCCGTCTCAAGCCCAGCGATCGTCTCAAAATCCGCCGCGAAAAAGGCTGGGATACTCGCGATCAAAAAGCAAATGCCCGCGATAAAATAACCGCCCACCAGCTTAAAAGGCGGCGCAAAGGTGTTTAAAAGCATGGTCTATCTCAGTGACAAAGGCTCGTATCTACGTTTTTGACGTCTGCGCCCTGCTTTAGGCTAAAGGTCATCTTGACCGCCCCGCCCTCCAGATCCTCGCGCTCGACGTCAAACTGCTCCTCTATTTTAGGGATCAGACCGGCGGGGAATTTATGATTTACCATCACGATTTTGGTGTTTTGGTTTGCAAATTTAATCGCTACTAGCGCGTTTATCATAGGCTCAGGCAGCACGCACGGACGGCTGTCAAAGCCGACGAAATTCACGCCGCCTTCGCTATATCTATAAAACGGCACCGTCGCGCCCTCGGCGTTAAACTGCTCGGCGTCTTTGAAAAAATCGCTCATTTTTTATCCTTATTTTAAATTTGGATAATTATACTCTTATTTTGCGCGCGAGCGTCTTGACCTTGCTTAAGTGATAAATTTTGCATATTTTAATACAAAATAAATACAATTTCAATTTATTTTAAGGGGGGGGGGGGGTAAAATATGCTCGTAATTTCAACACAAAGGATAAAAAATGAGTCTATATCTTACTCTAAAAGATAAATTACCAAGCGATGCTTTTTATATGAAAGATAAACTTGATAATCTAAGCGAAGATAAGGCAAGAGCCGTATCGATGTTAAATCTTAAAAGCCCGGTGGTAGGCTTGGTTCTCGGGCTTTGTTTCGGTGCATTTGGCGTAGATAGATTTTATAAAGGCGATATCTTGCTTGGCATTTTAAAGCTTGTTACAATTGGAGGATTGTTTATTTGGGCGCTAATAGATTTATTTTTAGTTTATAAAGGTATTAAAAAAGACAATCTAAACCTACTAAATTTGACAATTATGTAAAGATTAAAAATGAACAATGTATTGTTAATAAATGAACTAAAATCAAGATTACCGTCAAATTTATATATGAATCTCGTAATGAGCAAAAAGCTTGAAAATTTAGACGAAGCTCAAAGTTCTCAACTTGCAACCGAGGCATCTTATATGAAAAAGCCTACTCTTGTATGGCTCTTTGCTTTGATGCTCGGAAGTTTCGGAGCACATAGGTTTTACGCGGGCAAGCCTACGGGCGGCATAGTTTTCATAATCCTTACGATATGGATGATCGCCGCATCCGTCTACAAGCCGAATGCCGGCATAGACAATATAATTCCGCTTATTTATATAGCTTCCGTAATCGACGGCGTTGTTTTATCGAAAAAAATAGCTGCTCAAAATTACCGAAAAGTTACGCTCGTATTGGACTGAAATGTTTATTACGCAGCTTGATAAATTTCCTAGCCATAGCCTATTTTTGGTAAGAGAGAAATTTAGCTCGTCAAATCAAAAACAGCAAGAAGCGTTAAATTTCGCAAATTTTAAAAACCCAACCGTTACGCTAATGCTCGGTATATTCTTAGGAATGTTCGGAGCCGATAGATTTTATATCGGCTCTATGGGCATAGGCGCCTTAAAGGCGTTTATATTATTTTTTATATTTGTGGTTTTAGGCATTATAGATGCGGCTCATATAGACGGTGTGATGAGCGATGGAGCATACGATGATGCTTTAGGTATCTCCGTGCTCATTCTTGTCGTCTATCTTATTTTTGTAGCCGTTGATATATTTTTATCGTTTAAAGCTTGTAAAGAGAAAAATTTACAGGCTTTTATTGAAATTTTAGAAATTTATAAAAGATAAATAGGAGAAAAAATGAAAAAAATTATCTTTGGGGCGTCCGCTGCACTTCTGCTCGCAGGATGCGGTTCAAATGTGGATTTAGTAAAAGACGGAGTAATGGAATTTGACAAAAGCATTACCGTAGGTGATGCGATAGATAACTACAAGGCATGCAAGAGCGTAAAGTGGAGCGAATTTACCTCTACCGACAAACGCGAAGTAGTCGAAGCCAGATGCACGCTAAAAGACGAATATAAAAGCAAATACGATATCTCCGTCGAAGGCTCGATAGAGCTTACCATACAATTTAATATAAACAAAGATGGAGAAACGTTTGAGTTTAGATATGCCGGCATAAGCGCGGACGGTAAAGAAACGCCCGATCTTGGCGCAGAAGCGCTGGCGGCTATATATGCAAACGACGATTCTTAATCGGCAAAGGCCTTTAAAGATTATTTCACTAAAATCACAAGGAAATTTATGATAAAAGCATGCATTCAAAGTCCGAAATTTCAAAATTGTATCATCGCAGTTATTGTTTTTAATGCCGTTATTTTAGGTATTGATACTATAGATATGGCTCCGCGATTTAAACAAATACTTCATATACTTGACGCTGCTTGCTTGGTTATTTATGTAGCTGAAATCATACTAAAACTCAGCGTTTATAAATTATATTTTTTCAAAAACGGTTGGAATATCTTCGACTTTATCATCGTCACTCTTTGCCTTGTGCCAAATATTGAAAATTTAGCGATACTAAGGGCATTTAGAGTACTAAGAGTGCTCAGGCTCCTTTCTATGTTTCCTAGAATGCGCCTTGTGGCAAATGCCCTGCTTAACTCTATAGCTCCGATGTTTAGCATAGTTTTTTACTCTTTATATTTTTTTACGTTTACGGGATATTATGCTTTAACCTTTTTGGCGAACGATTTCCCGAATTTTTCGGTTCGCTCGGCAGCAGTCTTTATAGTCTTTTTCAGATTATGATGCTTGAGAGTTGGTCGATGGGTATCACTCGTCCGGTTATCGCCGTGTTTCCTTACGCATGGATAGTTTTCGTAAGCTTTATCCTAATAGTTAGTTTTATAGTCTTAAATTTAGCTATAGGTATAATAGTAAATTCTATTTCCGAGCTTTCAAGAGAAAACCCAGAAGAAAATGAGTTGAACGAAATAAAAAACGAGATAAACGAGTTAAAAAACAGTATAAAAAATCTTAACTTGAAAGGATAAAAAACGAATATGGGATTATTTAATATAAAAAAACAAATTATAGGCGTATTGTTGGCGGTTATTATTTTAAACGGTTGCGGTTCAAATATCGATACGGTCAAAAAATCCACTCTAAAAATCGATGAAACGATAACCGTGGGCGATGCGATAGATAACTATAAAATGTGCAGCGCAGTTTCATGGAGAGAATTCGAGACGGATAATGGCAGGCAAATAGTAGAAGCGTCCTACGATATCAAACAATCATACAAAGAACAAGCCGAAAAAAGATATCGACTCTCGCTTCAAAGCGCCAAAGACGCTAAAGATGAAATGCTACAGCATGATCAAAAATATCTTGATGAAAGAATATCGAATTACCAAAAAGAATTTGAAAAAGAAAAGGAAATATATTCGTTTGAAAATGCAAAGAAAAAAATACAAAATAATATAGATTATCACAAAAAATATATAGAGCAAGAAAAAGAGGAAGCAAAACTACAAGATCAAAGATGCGAGAAACAAAGCGACATAAAAAGATGCAAAGAGACCAATCAATGGATATTAAACAAACGCATAGAAGACTCCATCAAAATCGTAAATTATGATTACAGCGAAGAATTTGAAAAACTCAAAAAGCAATCCGAAGAAGATATACGAAAGAAAAAAGAATACTTTGAAAATATGATCGAAGAGCAAAAGGCGAATTTTAATAAAAACAGAGAGCGATTTGCTAAGCAAAAGCAAGAAAGAATAGACGAGGTTGAGCAAAATTTAAAATCTTTTTTGGACTCTTATCGAGAAACAACAAAAATCGAATTAATTTTTCAATTTGCCATCAATAAACAAAACGATAAATTTCAACTCAAATATCTAGGGATACACAAACAATATATAGACAAAGAAGCTGAAGAAACCGCGCTTAATCCTCAATTAATACTAATGACGATTTACAATAATAGCGAGCTATCCGTTCCTTAAAATAACAATAAAATTTATTGCCATAAAACGGCAATAAATTTTTAATTCTTAAAAACAAACCACCTCAAGACCAATAATTTTACAAATCGTCAAAATTTAATTTTTACTATATTTTTAAAATAAAATAGCTAGTAGAAATTATTTAAAAACACAAAGACTGCCGTTTGGCAGACCAAATTCAATAACCAAAGCGGTCCTTTTACAGACTTAGCAATACCTCTTGTAGCCTTTATCGCAGAGTAGTTTTTTGCCCTCTTGTTTTAGGATTTCGTTTTTGCTTTCGCCGTTATAGGTCGAGTTTTGGTCGTCGCCGCCAACCTTTTCGCCGTTTACGTAAATATTAGCCGCATAAAGCCCAGACAAAAATACCAAGAAAATCAAAATTTGCTTCATATATCGCTTTCAATTAAATTTAATCTCCAAAGCGCAAGCAAATCGCAGTCCAAATTTAAAAGCGGGGGTGTCGAATTTTAGAAAAGCGAAACAAGCGCGCCGCTAATCAATAAGCTTAGAACGGTAAAACGGCGCAGTCAAATTTACGCCGCCTCGCCGCCAAAACAATCAAATTTTAGTGTAAAAAATGGCGCACGCCCGTAAAATACATCGCCATGCCGTGCTCGTTTGCCGCAGTTACGACCTCATCGTCGCGGATGCTACCGCCCGGCTGTATCACGGCCTTTACGCCCGCCTCGCTTGCGATATCGATGCTATCTCGGAACGGGAAAAACGCCTCGCTAGCAAGCGCGCAACCGCGCAAATCAAGCCCCATATCGCGCGCCTTAGCCACTGCCGCACGAGCGGCATCTACGCGGCTCGTCATACCCATGCCGATGGCGACTACGGCGCTGTTTTTCACGTAAACTACGCAGTTACTTTTCGTGAGCGCCGCGACTTTCCACGCGATCTCGAGGTCTTTTAGCTCATCCTCGCTGGCTGCGCGCGCGGTTTGTAGCTTCATATTTTCTAGCTCGCTAGCTTTCACCTCGTCGCTTTGTTGGTAGACAAAGCCGCCGTCAACGTGCTTGAAGTCGTATTTGTCGTTTGCGCGCTGTAAAAATTTATTGCCCTGAGTGAAAATTTTGATGCGTTTTTTGGCTTCAAATACCGCAAGCGCGTCCTCGTCCACGTTTGCGGCGATGATGACCTCGGCGTAGATTTCGTTGATTTTCTCAGCCAAAGCGCGGTCTAGCGTGCCGTTTATCGCCACGACGCCGCCGTATGCCGAGACGGGATCGCATTTTAGCGCCTCGACGTAGCTCTCGAGTAAATTTGATTTTACAGCAAAGCCGCAAGCGTTGGCGTGCTTTACGATGGCGACCGCAGGAGCGGCGTCAAAGCTGCTCGCAAGAGCCAAAGCAGCGTTAATGTCGGTGATGTTGTTAAAGCTAGCTTCGCCTTTTAGCGCGGTGAAGTTGTTGCTGAAAAAATAATCAAACTCGTATAGCGCGCCCTTTTGGTGCGGGTTTTCGCCATATCTCGCATCAAAAACCTTGCTACCGGCGATAAATTTCATCTCGCCAAAACCGTCGTTAAAGCGCTCGTTCATGTAGTTTGCTATCATCGAGTCGTAGGCTGCGGTGTGTTCGTAGGCTTTTATCATCAAATTTCGCCTAAAAGCGGCCTTTTCGCTCTCGTCCGCACCGCCTATGACGCGCAAAACCTCGTCATAATCAAGCGGGCTAGTGACGATATAAACGCTGGCGAAATTTTTAGCCGCCGAGCGCACCATCGCAGGGCCGCCGATGTCGATATTTTCGATGATCTCGTCAAAATCATCGGTGCGGATGGTGGTTTGTTTAAACGGATATAAATTTACGCAAACTAGATCGATGCCGCCGATGCCGTACTGCGCAGCCTGACTCACATGGTTTGCGTCGTTTCGCTTGTGCAAGATCCCGCCGTGGATTTTTGGATGCAGGGTTTTTACGCGCCCTTCAAACATCTCGGGCGAGCCAGTGTATTCGCTCACTTCGACCGCCTTTACACCCTGCTCTTTTAGCAGTTTGTGTGTGCCGCCCGTGCTTAATATCTCAAAACCGAGTCGCTCGAGTCCTTTGGCAAACTCTACGATGCCTTCTTTGTCGCTGACGCTGATTAATGCTCTCATTTATATTCCTTTCTTTATCGGTTTGTCTTTTGAGTGCTTTTTCGAGATTTTGCAAAAATTTCGCTCCGCAGGCTATATGCCTAGCGCACGCTCAATTTTGCTTCAAAACTCGAAAAATCATCTCAAAATACCGCGCCGAAATTTGGCTTAATTTTACAGAAATTTGACTAAATTTTAAAAACCTAAAGGCGAAGTATTTTTGATTTAGACGCGGCGGTTTTCAATTTTACGACGGGAGTTACCGAGTGGGTAATGACCGAGTAAAATTTAGAACCAACAAAGTATAAATCAAAAAGACAAGCCGCTAAGCCGTACGTTGTTTTATGGTTTCATATGCCTCATTTATCTCTTGCAGTTTTCTGGTACTCTTTTCTATCATCTCCTCGCTCTCGCCGCGCCCCATAAGGATATCGGGATGATATTTTTTTACGAGTTCGCGGTAGCGTTTTTTTACCTCGTCAAACGGCGCGCCCTCTTTTAGTCCAAGCACGTCGTAAGGGCTTTTAGCGCGTTTTACGTACGGATCGCTCTGGCCTCTCCCATCTTGCCGCCTTTGCCCGTAAAAATCGTCAAATCTCTTTAAAATCGACCAAAAATCGATCTCGTTAAGCCCAAATCCAGAGGCAATCTGCTCGATGACGTTGCGCTCGCTTTTACTGAAATTGCCGTCGATGTAGGCTAAATTTAACAAAAACGATATCTTCGCAGCTGCGGCGTCTTGACTAAGACGAAAACGATCTCGGTACTGCCGCGCGATAAAATAGGCGTTATGCACCGTCTCTTTTTCGCGGTTATAGATCTGCTTTAGCTCCGCCCTCATCGCTGCGTCGTTACCGAGCCTTAGAGTGATATCATCTAGCGTCTCGCTGATGAGGCGAGCCTCTAGCTCATTTACCCTGCCGTCGCTTTTGGCGACTTTAGCAAGCAGGCTAACTAGAAATTTAGCCTCTTCAAACATCGCTCTTTTTCGCGAGCCGCCTAAATTTACGGGATTTTGACTAAAATTTGAAACCAGATAGTAAATCCCGCAAAATATCAAAAACCAAAAAATGAAACTCAAAATATCACCATAAATGATAAATCGTATTTTTGAGTTTGCCGCCCACTAGCTCGTTCTTACGCCACGAGCTCTCGTC is a window encoding:
- a CDS encoding TerB family tellurite resistance protein — its product is MSFIFWFLIFCGIYYLVSNFSQNPVNLGGSRKRAMFEEAKFLVSLLAKVAKSDGRVNELEARLISETLDDITLRLGNDAAMRAELKQIYNREKETVHNAYFIARQYRDRFRLSQDAAAAKISFLLNLAYIDGNFSKSERNVIEQIASGFGLNEIDFWSILKRFDDFYGQRRQDGRGQSDPYVKRAKSPYDVLGLKEGAPFDEVKKRYRELVKKYHPDILMGRGESEEMIEKSTRKLQEINEAYETIKQRTA
- a CDS encoding phage tail tape measure protein; the protein is MGLFNIKKQIIGVLLAVIILNGCGSNIDTVKKSTLKIDETITVGDAIDNYKMCSAVSWREFETDNGRQIVEASYDIKQSYKEQAEKRYRLSLQSAKDAKDEMLQHDQKYLDERISNYQKEFEKEKEIYSFENAKKKIQNNIDYHKKYIEQEKEEAKLQDQRCEKQSDIKRCKETNQWILNKRIEDSIKIVNYDYSEEFEKLKKQSEEDIRKKKEYFENMIEEQKANFNKNRERFAKQKQERIDEVEQNLKSFLDSYRETTKIELIFQFAINKQNDKFQLKYLGIHKQYIDKEAEETALNPQLILMTIYNNSELSVP
- a CDS encoding membrane lipoprotein lipid attachment site-containing protein, whose translation is MKKIIFGASAALLLAGCGSNVDLVKDGVMEFDKSITVGDAIDNYKACKSVKWSEFTSTDKREVVEARCTLKDEYKSKYDISVEGSIELTIQFNINKDGETFEFRYAGISADGKETPDLGAEALAAIYANDDS
- a CDS encoding NINE protein, which gives rise to MFITQLDKFPSHSLFLVREKFSSSNQKQQEALNFANFKNPTVTLMLGIFLGMFGADRFYIGSMGIGALKAFILFFIFVVLGIIDAAHIDGVMSDGAYDDALGISVLILVVYLIFVAVDIFLSFKACKEKNLQAFIEILEIYKR
- the purH gene encoding bifunctional phosphoribosylaminoimidazolecarboxamide formyltransferase/IMP cyclohydrolase, translated to MRALISVSDKEGIVEFAKGLERLGFEILSTGGTHKLLKEQGVKAVEVSEYTGSPEMFEGRVKTLHPKIHGGILHKRNDANHVSQAAQYGIGGIDLVCVNLYPFKQTTIRTDDFDEIIENIDIGGPAMVRSAAKNFASVYIVTSPLDYDEVLRVIGGADESEKAAFRRNLMIKAYEHTAAYDSMIANYMNERFNDGFGEMKFIAGSKVFDARYGENPHQKGALYEFDYFFSNNFTALKGEASFNNITDINAALALASSFDAAPAVAIVKHANACGFAVKSNLLESYVEALKCDPVSAYGGVVAINGTLDRALAEKINEIYAEVIIAANVDEDALAVFEAKKRIKIFTQGNKFLQRANDKYDFKHVDGGFVYQQSDEVKASELENMKLQTARAASEDELKDLEIAWKVAALTKSNCVVYVKNSAVVAIGMGMTSRVDAARAAVAKARDMGLDLRGCALASEAFFPFRDSIDIASEAGVKAVIQPGGSIRDDEVVTAANEHGMAMYFTGVRHFLH
- a CDS encoding TM2 domain-containing protein, whose product is MNNVLLINELKSRLPSNLYMNLVMSKKLENLDEAQSSQLATEASYMKKPTLVWLFALMLGSFGAHRFYAGKPTGGIVFIILTIWMIAASVYKPNAGIDNIIPLIYIASVIDGVVLSKKIAAQNYRKVTLVLD
- a CDS encoding TM2 domain-containing protein — protein: MSLYLTLKDKLPSDAFYMKDKLDNLSEDKARAVSMLNLKSPVVGLVLGLCFGAFGVDRFYKGDILLGILKLVTIGGLFIWALIDLFLVYKGIKKDNLNLLNLTIM